The following are encoded in a window of Candidatus Methanoperedens sp. genomic DNA:
- a CDS encoding type II toxin-antitoxin system HicB family antitoxin produces MKKEFTVVIEQDEDGIYIASVPELEGCHTQAKTLDELRERIKEAIQLYLEVESDLIQEVPLNFVGIQKVEVAV; encoded by the coding sequence ATGAAAAAAGAATTCACCGTAGTCATAGAGCAGGACGAGGACGGTATATACATAGCATCCGTGCCCGAACTCGAAGGATGTCATACTCAGGCAAAAACCCTTGATGAATTAAGAGAAAGGATAAAGGAAGCGATCCAGCTTTATTTAGAAGTCGAATCAGACCTCATCCAGGAAGTCCCTTTAAATTTCGTAGGCATCCAGAAGGTCGAGGTCGCAGTTTGA
- a CDS encoding type II toxin-antitoxin system HicA family toxin, with product MDSIKPLPVKKVIKMLEKIGFQQIRQKGSHLFMRHPDGRTTIITVHPGEDIGKGTIRKVINDAKITREEWLDLINSL from the coding sequence ATGGATTCAATAAAACCTCTGCCTGTTAAGAAAGTTATAAAGATGCTTGAAAAGATAGGTTTCCAGCAGATAAGACAGAAAGGCAGCCATCTGTTCATGCGCCATCCGGATGGGAGAACTACAATAATCACCGTGCATCCCGGTGAGGATATTGGAAAAGGAACGATCCGCAAGGTAATAAACGATGCAAAAATCACGAGAGAAGAATGGCTTGACCTTATAAACAGTCTATAA
- a CDS encoding 3-dehydroquinate synthase II gives MEKAVWIKADSGSWDENKPRVTTGLESGADAILLNSEDVGKVRELGNIKVAAQGDEADIMVVGKDGEGDGTKKLPSDFANSEDIAQARRLSREGKAVAGYVVIKNKKYEQFAVELGKSCDYLIVIGTDWKVIPLENLIAGLQKLDVEIIAGVRNAEEAKLALETLEHGSDGVLLDTDNLSEIKKVVAVRDRSGMEKVPLAKARVTKVKQVGMGDRVCVDTASLMIQGEGMLIGSQSNGLFLVHSESEESPYVAARPFRVNAGAVHAYIRVGEKTRYLSELSSGDDVLIINSEGETRPAVVGRVKIERRPLMLVEAEVEGAKIKTLLQNAETIKLVGIDGKPMPVTSLKEGDEVLVYFEAAARHFGIKIEETIIEK, from the coding sequence ATAGAAAAGGCCGTCTGGATAAAAGCTGACAGCGGTTCCTGGGATGAGAATAAGCCTCGCGTTACCACAGGCCTTGAGTCCGGAGCGGATGCCATACTGTTGAATTCCGAGGATGTCGGGAAGGTAAGAGAATTGGGGAATATTAAGGTCGCAGCACAAGGAGATGAAGCCGACATAATGGTCGTGGGAAAAGACGGCGAAGGTGACGGGACAAAGAAGTTACCTTCGGATTTCGCGAACTCCGAGGATATAGCGCAAGCAAGGCGCCTGAGCCGGGAAGGTAAAGCCGTTGCAGGGTATGTTGTCATAAAGAACAAGAAATATGAGCAGTTCGCAGTTGAACTGGGAAAATCGTGCGATTACCTTATTGTTATAGGTACGGACTGGAAGGTCATCCCGCTTGAGAACCTTATCGCAGGGCTTCAGAAACTTGATGTTGAGATCATAGCAGGTGTCCGGAATGCAGAGGAAGCAAAACTCGCGCTTGAGACTCTGGAGCACGGTTCCGATGGCGTGCTTCTCGATACGGATAATCTTTCAGAAATAAAGAAAGTTGTGGCTGTCAGGGATAGGTCAGGAATGGAAAAGGTCCCTCTTGCTAAAGCCAGAGTGACAAAGGTGAAGCAGGTAGGAATGGGCGACCGTGTGTGTGTTGATACTGCTTCCCTGATGATCCAGGGGGAGGGGATGCTGATAGGTTCGCAGAGCAATGGGCTGTTCCTGGTGCATTCGGAATCGGAGGAGAGCCCATACGTGGCCGCGCGGCCTTTCAGGGTGAACGCAGGGGCGGTGCATGCCTATATCAGGGTGGGCGAAAAAACACGCTACCTCTCAGAGCTTTCCTCAGGGGATGATGTCCTGATAATCAATTCCGAAGGCGAGACGCGGCCTGCGGTCGTGGGAAGGGTGAAGATCGAGCGAAGACCCCTGATGCTGGTGGAAGCCGAGGTGGAGGGAGCGAAGATCAAGACACTGCTCCAGAACGCTGAGACCATAAAACTTGTGGGAATCGATGGGAAACCCATGCCTGTGACCTCGCTCAAGGAAGGCGACGAGGTGTTGGTGTATTTTGAGGCGGCGGCGAGGCATTTTGGGATAAAGATAGAGGAGACGATTATTGAGAAGTGA
- a CDS encoding 2-amino-3,7-dideoxy-D-threo-hept-6-ulosonate synthase — protein sequence MSEIGKKIRLERIMDRESRNMVIIPMDHGISMGPVRGIVDLADMVNRVADGGANAVLLQKGMAKHGHRGYGRDIGLIIHMSASTSLGPDPNDKVQVCTVEEAIRMGADAVSIHINIGSETEAKQLEKFGSVAEQCDNWGMPLIAMMYPRGKDIKNSNDPELVAHVARVGAELGADIIKTNFTGDVDSFRSVVEGCPVPVVMAGGPKTNTDEEFLSMVRAALDAGGRGVAIGRNVFQHDNPTAMTRALTLVAHKGASVEDAMEALR from the coding sequence TTGTCAGAAATCGGCAAAAAAATTCGACTCGAGAGGATAATGGACAGAGAGAGCAGGAACATGGTGATAATACCTATGGATCATGGGATATCCATGGGGCCTGTTAGGGGCATAGTCGATCTTGCGGACATGGTGAACAGGGTGGCAGATGGTGGGGCGAACGCTGTTCTCCTCCAAAAAGGCATGGCAAAGCATGGTCATCGAGGATACGGACGCGATATCGGGCTCATCATACACATGAGCGCATCAACATCGCTCGGACCTGATCCCAATGATAAAGTGCAGGTATGTACCGTTGAAGAGGCTATTAGAATGGGAGCCGATGCTGTGAGCATACACATTAATATTGGCTCGGAAACGGAAGCCAAACAGTTAGAAAAATTCGGGTCTGTAGCTGAACAATGCGACAACTGGGGAATGCCCCTTATTGCGATGATGTACCCGCGCGGCAAGGATATCAAGAACTCCAACGACCCCGAACTTGTGGCCCATGTTGCGCGCGTGGGTGCAGAACTGGGCGCAGATATCATAAAGACCAATTTCACAGGTGATGTGGATTCCTTCAGGTCGGTCGTGGAAGGCTGTCCTGTTCCGGTGGTAATGGCAGGCGGTCCCAAGACAAATACAGATGAGGAATTCCTTTCAATGGTGCGTGCGGCGCTGGACGCCGGAGGGCGCGGGGTCGCCATCGGACGCAATGTTTTCCAGCATGATAATCCCACGGCGATGACGCGGGCGCTCACACTCGTGGCACATAAAGGCGCAAGCGTGGAAGATGCCATGGAGGCTCTCCGGTGA